A single genomic interval of Microbulbifer variabilis harbors:
- a CDS encoding glycosyltransferase family 4 protein has protein sequence MTALGNCADGPMASETRPLKICLLGYRSHPHSGGQGIYLRYLSKALVDAGHSVDVISGQPYPELDERVSLIKMPGLNLYEVEKPSRALRPKHLLSWADFFEWLSKLTGGFAEPYTFGRRVRKYLRQHGHQYDIVHDNQSLCYGLLDIERSGLPVVATIHHPITRDRQLALDAAPDWRFRLLVRRWHNFLNMQIKVSRKLRHIVTVSRQSERDIIEQFGVAPEQIHLIYNGIDTEIFSPDNKVDRQPLRIMTTSSADQPLKGLGVLLQAMAGLRERFPELELLVVGRLRKGGATEKLLQKLKLQDAVQFVSGISNEELVNHYRSATVVACPSLYEGFGLPAGEAMACGAPVVSSDGGALPEVVGDAGIVVPAGDSNALAEALGRVLADKSLQADMGAQGRARIENKFCWSLAASNLVAYYREILGESVVQQQNETGLVDTDVSGAEAA, from the coding sequence ATGACCGCCTTGGGAAATTGTGCAGACGGTCCAATGGCTAGCGAGACACGGCCACTAAAAATATGTCTACTGGGATATCGCAGTCATCCGCACAGTGGTGGCCAGGGAATTTATCTCCGTTACTTGAGTAAGGCTCTGGTTGATGCCGGCCATTCGGTCGATGTGATATCCGGCCAGCCCTACCCAGAGCTGGATGAGCGGGTGAGCTTGATCAAGATGCCCGGACTCAATCTCTATGAAGTAGAAAAGCCCAGCCGTGCCCTTAGACCAAAACATCTGCTCTCTTGGGCAGACTTCTTTGAATGGCTGAGTAAACTGACCGGCGGTTTTGCCGAGCCATATACTTTTGGTCGTCGCGTGCGTAAATACTTACGTCAGCATGGTCACCAATATGACATAGTTCACGATAACCAATCGCTTTGCTATGGGCTGTTGGATATCGAGCGCAGCGGCCTCCCAGTTGTTGCCACTATTCACCATCCCATTACCCGCGATCGCCAGCTAGCCCTAGATGCGGCGCCGGACTGGCGCTTTCGTTTGTTGGTGCGACGCTGGCACAACTTCCTGAATATGCAAATCAAGGTTTCGAGGAAGTTGCGCCATATTGTCACGGTATCGCGCCAGTCAGAGCGAGACATCATCGAACAATTCGGGGTGGCGCCGGAGCAAATACACCTGATCTATAACGGTATCGACACAGAGATCTTCAGCCCCGATAACAAGGTGGATCGCCAACCCTTGCGTATTATGACGACCTCTTCGGCGGACCAGCCGCTCAAAGGGCTTGGAGTCTTACTGCAGGCCATGGCCGGATTGCGTGAGCGCTTTCCTGAGCTGGAGCTATTGGTGGTTGGCCGTTTGCGCAAAGGCGGCGCTACCGAAAAGCTGTTGCAGAAGTTGAAACTGCAAGATGCTGTGCAGTTTGTTTCTGGGATTTCCAATGAAGAACTGGTGAACCACTACCGCAGTGCAACAGTAGTGGCCTGCCCATCACTGTATGAAGGGTTTGGCTTGCCTGCGGGTGAGGCGATGGCCTGTGGGGCCCCGGTGGTTTCCAGTGATGGAGGCGCGCTGCCAGAAGTTGTCGGCGACGCCGGCATCGTCGTCCCGGCCGGTGACAGTAATGCGCTGGCGGAGGCCCTTGGTCGTGTTCTGGCGGATAAATCTTTGCAAGCGGATATGGGCGCTCAAGGCAGGGCGCGTATTGAAAACAAGTTCTGTTGGAGTTTGGCGGCATCGAACCTGGTGGCTTACTACCGGGAAATACTTGGCGAGTCTGTCGTGCAACAGCAGAATGAAACGGGCTTAGTCGATACAGATGTTAGTGGTGCGGAGGCTGCTTAA
- a CDS encoding class I SAM-dependent methyltransferase, which produces MITVDPQHLNLRPGQKVLDLGCGEGRHSIHLMITDEVDVYGIDLCLDDVCTANERAEPFNNSEHAKGRLLLGVANGLQLPFADATFDVVICSEVLEHIHEYKAVLAEIDRVLKPSGIFAATVPAYFPEWVCWQLSDAYHQVEGGHIRIFRERELRQSIEALGHHHFARHKAHALHAPYWWLKCLFWDKPDNRLVKAYHRLLVWDLMKRPALTRVAEKLLNPLLGKSVALYFVKAEQRAPEPLGLAGEVNP; this is translated from the coding sequence ATGATTACTGTAGATCCGCAACACCTGAACCTTCGCCCGGGACAAAAAGTTTTGGACCTGGGCTGTGGCGAGGGGCGTCACTCCATTCATTTGATGATCACTGATGAGGTGGATGTATACGGCATTGATCTGTGCCTAGATGATGTGTGTACCGCCAATGAGCGGGCAGAGCCTTTTAATAATTCTGAACACGCCAAAGGGCGCCTGTTACTTGGGGTTGCCAATGGTTTGCAGCTGCCGTTTGCCGACGCCACATTCGATGTAGTGATCTGCTCCGAGGTATTGGAGCACATTCATGAGTATAAAGCGGTTCTCGCAGAAATTGACCGTGTATTGAAGCCCTCAGGTATCTTTGCCGCTACTGTGCCGGCGTATTTTCCCGAGTGGGTCTGCTGGCAGCTTAGCGATGCGTATCATCAGGTGGAGGGGGGGCATATCCGTATTTTCCGTGAGCGGGAGCTCCGTCAGAGTATTGAAGCCCTGGGACATCACCATTTCGCTCGGCACAAGGCGCACGCACTGCACGCGCCCTATTGGTGGTTGAAGTGTCTGTTTTGGGATAAGCCAGATAACCGCTTGGTGAAAGCTTACCATCGCTTGTTAGTGTGGGACTTGATGAAGCGGCCCGCACTCACACGTGTGGCTGAAAAGCTGTTGAACCCTCTTTTGGGGAAAAGTGTCGCGCTCTATTTTGTGAAAGCGGAGCAGCGGGCGCCTGAGCCCCTGGGTTTGGCTGGGGAGGTGAACCCATGA
- a CDS encoding aspartate aminotransferase family protein, with protein MRALVRCCGEPPEQSQERNMNKSELQQHDREHLLHPFTDFNDLGQQGTRVITSAEGAYITDIDGNRLLDGMSGLWCCNLGYSRKEISDAIYEQLNTLPFYNSFFQCTTVPSIELADALAEVTPASMSNVFFTGSGSEANDTNLRLIRRFWDLQDKPEKRIVISRKNGYHGSTIAGASLGGMSGMHKQFQPLDYIEHVQQPYWFAEGGEMSPEEFGIQAARSLDEKIQELGPEKVAAFIAEPIQGAGGVVIPPETYWPEVKKVLDQYDILLVMDEVIFGFGRTGEWFGADYYGLKPDLMTFAKAVTNGYFPLGGTMVGDRVADVIKSKGGEFTHGYTYSAHPAACMAGLATINILRNEKIIENVRDVTGPYLAKRWAELAEHPIVGEARSLGMVGALELVKDKASRARFDDDCTAGGVCRDLSIKHGLVMRAVGDAMVIAPPLIITTEQVDELVEKAHRALDDTAKALA; from the coding sequence ATGCGGGCTCTCGTCCGGTGCTGTGGAGAGCCCCCAGAGCAAAGCCAGGAGCGAAATATGAACAAAAGTGAGCTGCAACAACACGACCGCGAGCACCTGCTGCACCCCTTTACTGACTTCAATGACTTGGGGCAACAGGGCACCCGGGTGATCACCAGTGCTGAAGGCGCTTATATCACCGATATCGATGGTAATCGTCTACTGGATGGTATGTCTGGTTTGTGGTGCTGCAACCTGGGTTATAGCCGTAAGGAAATTAGCGATGCAATCTATGAGCAGCTGAATACCCTGCCGTTCTATAACAGTTTCTTCCAGTGCACTACCGTGCCATCTATCGAGCTGGCAGATGCGCTGGCAGAAGTAACTCCCGCCAGTATGAGCAATGTGTTCTTCACCGGCTCCGGTTCTGAGGCGAATGACACTAATTTGCGCCTGATTCGCCGTTTCTGGGATCTGCAGGACAAGCCCGAGAAGCGCATTGTGATTTCCCGCAAAAATGGTTATCACGGTTCCACCATCGCCGGTGCCAGCCTGGGTGGCATGAGTGGTATGCACAAACAGTTCCAGCCGCTGGATTACATTGAACACGTACAGCAGCCTTACTGGTTTGCCGAGGGCGGGGAAATGTCTCCAGAGGAGTTCGGTATTCAAGCCGCGCGCAGCCTCGACGAAAAAATCCAGGAGCTGGGCCCTGAGAAAGTGGCCGCCTTTATTGCCGAACCTATCCAGGGTGCAGGTGGTGTGGTCATTCCGCCGGAAACCTACTGGCCAGAAGTGAAGAAAGTATTGGATCAATACGACATTCTGTTGGTGATGGATGAGGTGATATTCGGCTTTGGGCGCACTGGTGAATGGTTTGGTGCAGATTATTATGGTCTCAAGCCGGACCTGATGACTTTCGCCAAAGCGGTGACCAATGGTTATTTCCCTCTCGGCGGTACCATGGTAGGTGATCGCGTTGCTGATGTGATCAAGAGTAAGGGCGGGGAATTTACTCACGGCTACACCTACTCTGCGCACCCCGCGGCCTGTATGGCAGGCCTGGCCACTATTAATATCCTGCGCAATGAGAAGATTATCGAGAATGTGCGCGATGTGACTGGCCCTTACCTTGCCAAACGTTGGGCAGAGTTGGCAGAGCACCCCATCGTTGGTGAGGCGCGCAGCCTGGGTATGGTCGGCGCTTTGGAGCTTGTGAAAGACAAGGCCAGCCGCGCCCGCTTTGATGATGACTGCACTGCCGGTGGCGTATGTCGTGATCTGAGTATCAAGCACGGTTTGGTCATGCGTGCCGTGGGTGATGCCATGGTGATTGCGCCGCCACTGATTATTACCACTGAGCAGGTGGATGAGCTTGTGGAAAAAGCGCATCGCGCACTTGACGACACCGCTAAAGCTCTAGCGTAA
- a CDS encoding prenyltransferase/squalene oxidase repeat-containing protein, with protein MSETVLPPKKSTSLFPVGFVRDSAAYILSQQLPDGSIPWFKGHYADPWDHVEAAMGLAIAGEFGAAEKAYRWLADIQLPDGSWWAAYKDGAIDNGERRETNFVAYVATGVWHYFLISGDKGFLQQYWSMVERAIDFVLGLQTEYGEIHWAVDAGGQPKEDALITGCASVFKSLECAINIASVLGVARPEWVRGRTALGVALQSKPERFDRTWESKARFSMDWFYPVLTGAFTGEAARARLQQRWDEFVVAGLGCRCVNDEPWVTVAESCELTMALLASGQRARAEIIYRGLHRWQDSDGGYWTGYVYRDQAVWPEEKTTWTVGAMLLAADALADLTPASGLFTSVCLPSDTAKDAQGVDSFDQLELSGS; from the coding sequence ATGAGTGAAACGGTATTGCCCCCCAAAAAGAGTACAAGCCTTTTCCCCGTAGGTTTTGTGCGTGATAGCGCAGCCTATATCCTTTCCCAGCAATTACCCGATGGCTCAATCCCCTGGTTTAAAGGGCACTATGCCGATCCTTGGGATCATGTTGAGGCGGCCATGGGATTGGCTATCGCCGGAGAATTTGGTGCCGCGGAGAAAGCCTATCGCTGGTTGGCGGATATTCAATTGCCGGATGGCAGCTGGTGGGCGGCTTATAAAGATGGAGCGATCGATAACGGTGAGCGCCGGGAGACTAATTTTGTCGCCTACGTAGCCACTGGGGTCTGGCACTATTTCCTGATCAGTGGCGACAAAGGATTTCTACAGCAGTACTGGTCGATGGTTGAGCGCGCTATCGATTTTGTCCTGGGTCTTCAGACTGAATACGGTGAAATTCACTGGGCCGTGGATGCCGGGGGACAGCCCAAAGAGGACGCCCTGATTACCGGCTGTGCTTCAGTTTTTAAAAGCCTTGAGTGCGCGATCAATATTGCCAGTGTGTTGGGGGTGGCTCGACCGGAATGGGTGCGGGGGCGCACGGCATTAGGTGTGGCTCTACAAAGTAAACCCGAGCGTTTTGATCGTACCTGGGAGAGCAAGGCGCGTTTTTCCATGGATTGGTTTTACCCTGTGCTCACTGGTGCATTTACAGGCGAAGCTGCGCGTGCACGACTACAGCAGCGCTGGGATGAGTTTGTGGTGGCCGGTTTGGGTTGCCGTTGTGTCAATGATGAGCCCTGGGTGACCGTGGCGGAATCCTGCGAGTTGACTATGGCCCTATTGGCCTCGGGACAGCGGGCACGTGCGGAGATCATTTATCGCGGCCTGCACCGCTGGCAGGACAGCGATGGTGGCTACTGGACTGGATATGTCTATCGAGACCAGGCGGTTTGGCCCGAGGAGAAAACCACCTGGACCGTGGGTGCGATGCTGCTTGCGGCAGATGCACTCGCCGACCTGACGCCGGCGAGCGGTTTGTTTACCTCGGTATGCCTGCCTTCAGATACGGCGAAGGATGCCCAGGGTGTCGACAGTTTCGACCAGCTCGAATTGAGCGGAAGCTAG
- a CDS encoding glutamine synthetase family protein — MSQEKEFTAQPELLEQSRKFLAEHTDLKWIEGFMFDINGVPRGKWLPAEAAEKLLKGSLQMPRSAVSLDIWGRDIEDSPLVFASGDSDGVCLPVSPISLAPWHREVTAQLHMQLHEADGSSLYADPRAQLQRVVDRLQKLGYTAVCATELEFYLLRDDVDHLARPRPVSDNDAELVPSTDVYDLSELNAQRHFFADVRAACEEQGIPADSVLSECAPGQFEINLLHSADPVKVADQTLLFKRLLKGVARSHGFRVSTMAKPFGDQAGNGMHVHMSLIDSHGKNVFDDGSEEGSELLRQAAAGMLATANDAMAFFAPHSNSYRRFQESSHAPLNLCWGYDNRTTTLRVPASNPEARRIEHRIAGADVNPYLVLAGILAGVCHGIENQLQAPDPVEGDAYQVQSEQLINTWSGALKRFDKSALWREYLDPRFVELFLMLKRQEMAEIGARVTDVEYQSYLHRV; from the coding sequence ATGTCACAAGAAAAAGAATTTACTGCCCAACCAGAACTGTTGGAGCAGTCGCGCAAATTCCTGGCAGAACACACGGACCTAAAGTGGATTGAAGGCTTTATGTTCGATATCAATGGTGTCCCCCGCGGCAAATGGCTACCAGCAGAAGCGGCGGAGAAGCTGCTGAAGGGAAGCCTGCAAATGCCGCGTAGCGCTGTCAGCCTGGATATCTGGGGGCGGGATATTGAAGATAGCCCTCTGGTGTTTGCCAGTGGTGACAGTGATGGCGTTTGTCTGCCGGTATCGCCGATCAGTCTGGCGCCCTGGCACCGGGAGGTAACAGCACAGCTGCATATGCAGTTGCACGAGGCGGATGGCTCTTCGCTCTATGCCGATCCACGTGCCCAGCTGCAGCGGGTGGTGGATCGCCTGCAGAAGCTCGGTTATACCGCAGTCTGTGCCACCGAATTGGAATTCTATTTGTTGCGCGATGACGTTGATCACTTGGCGCGCCCGCGCCCAGTCAGCGACAACGATGCTGAACTGGTGCCCTCTACCGATGTATATGATTTGTCTGAGCTGAACGCGCAGCGTCACTTTTTTGCCGATGTGCGTGCCGCTTGTGAGGAGCAGGGTATTCCAGCTGATTCAGTGCTCTCAGAGTGTGCGCCCGGTCAGTTTGAAATCAATCTGTTGCACAGTGCCGATCCTGTCAAGGTGGCGGATCAAACTCTGCTATTCAAGCGCCTGCTGAAAGGCGTGGCGCGCAGTCACGGCTTCCGTGTAAGCACTATGGCTAAACCCTTTGGGGATCAGGCTGGCAACGGTATGCACGTGCATATGAGTTTGATTGATAGCCATGGTAAAAATGTTTTTGATGATGGCAGTGAAGAGGGCTCCGAGCTGCTGCGTCAGGCAGCGGCAGGTATGTTGGCAACCGCCAATGATGCGATGGCATTCTTTGCGCCACACAGCAATTCCTACCGCCGCTTCCAAGAGAGTTCTCACGCGCCGCTGAATTTGTGCTGGGGCTACGACAACCGCACCACCACTTTGCGAGTACCAGCCAGTAATCCCGAGGCTCGTCGTATCGAACACCGCATTGCTGGTGCCGATGTGAATCCCTACTTGGTCTTGGCGGGTATTTTGGCCGGTGTCTGCCACGGAATTGAGAACCAGTTACAGGCTCCCGATCCAGTTGAAGGCGATGCCTATCAGGTGCAAAGCGAGCAACTGATTAATACCTGGAGTGGGGCACTGAAGCGCTTTGATAAGAGTGCGTTGTGGAGAGAATATCTCGATCCTCGGTTTGTCGAACTTTTCCTTATGCTGAAGCGTCAGGAGATGGCGGAGATTGGCGCTCGAGTTACCGATGTGGAATACCAAAGTTATTTGCATCGGGTTTAA